One Hordeum vulgare subsp. vulgare chromosome 4H, MorexV3_pseudomolecules_assembly, whole genome shotgun sequence DNA window includes the following coding sequences:
- the LOC123448574 gene encoding uncharacterized protein LOC123448574 produces the protein MGMFGARAAHVRVPELPRPPTLAPLDPCQPAEPRCVAPSLEQPLPCCAASRQSPAALERKPPSPPSVACFAEAISCTLERPSSLCLSPSASSSPDTSARKIGGRNPFEDFGVHGTLLHSQGKHLED, from the exons ATGGGCATGTTCGGAGCACGAGCAGCGCACGTGCGTGTGCCCGAGCTGCCGCGCCCACCAACCCTCGCGCCCCTTGACCCTTGCCAGCCCGCAGAGCCGCGCTGCGTTGCGCCAAGCCTTGAGCAACCTCTGCCCTGCTGTGCAGCGTCCCGTCAATCCCCCGCCGCGCTAGAGCGcaagccgccgtcgccgccttcGGTGGCCTGTTTTGCGGAGGCCATCTCGTGCACCCTCGAGCGTCCCAGCTCGCTCTGCTTATCCCCTTCGGCGTCCTCTTCCCCCGACACCTCCGCCAG GAAAATTGGAGGGAGGAATCCTTTCGAAGATTTTGGAGTGCACGGCACCCTTCTTCATagccaaggcaagcatcttgaagacTGA